The genomic region ttACTTCTTCAGGTATCCATCATTTTGACATAAACGAAACTGCCTCTCtcgaatgttttttgtttcactggCGCCgaaactgaaaacaaaaacacattttctctTGCCCATTTCAGGAAGAATCTCTACTGGCGCTACGACGACATTAAAAGACAAATGGATCCGGGTTATCCGCACGATCTGTCCAGATGGAGAGGCGTAGTGTCCGACATAGACGCAGCCATGCAGTGGACTGACGGTAAagtaattcttattttttcttttaaacattaTTCGATTTAACTGCATTTTTTATGGTTAATCAGGACGGACTTACTTCTTCAAAGACAAAATGTTTTGGAGGTTTGACGACACGCTAGTTCGCACGGATATGCGTTACCCTCAAGAAGCAACGCCATATTGGCTGGGATGTCCTGAataatccccccccccccccaatcgaattttctcattttcattcaaaatatatacatagatataaaaagaaaaaaaatctaaccatttatgtatacatatactgtgttatttgttttgatggTTTGCCTATATATTACACTACTGTTATTGGAAcgatttaaaatgaaatgttaTTACGCTCATCGGAATGCCAATTCCCCATCATTCAAAAGGCCGTCTCGTCCACTGGGTTGGGCAGAGTCACTTTCAATCTAGGATCAGCTGCCATAGCTCTCTGTATGGCCTGAATGGCATTCGCATTGCCTGACCAGCTCCTGAGTTGGTACATTTTTCtacttcatttgtttttttaaataacaagtaAAAATGAAGACGAACCTTCGAGCGACTCCGTTAGATACGTCCCAATTGAGCATATTTTCAGCGCGTTGATGAGCCTCGTCCGAGCCATCCAGCACCAATCCGAATCCACCTGCGAAACACGAGAACACAGTAAACTCTCAGAATATAATTTACCGTCGTTTTATGAATAGTAGTTACGTACCATTCATCACTTCACCCCAACCGACCCCACCGCCATTATGCAGAGAGACCCAAGTTGCACCTCGAAAAGAATCGCCGATGCAATTCTGAACGGCCATATCTGCGTGACGAACGGTATTAATAAAgctcaataaaacaaaactatcCAATTTTCTTGATGATTtatcgttcaaaaaaaaaatgaatggccTTTTAACCTGCAGTGAAGGCAGAACCGTCATAGATATTGGAAGTCTCCCTGAAAGGGCTATCAGTCCCGCTGACGTCATGATGATCACGGCTGAGTACGATAAAGTCAGACACTTTGCCCTCtataatttttcaaaaaaatatatattaaaaattaaaacggtaaaaaataaaagaagccAAAATGAATGACGTACCTCGAATGGCTTGGTTGAACGCCAGGGCAATGGTGACCCGGGCTCTTTGATCCGCGTATAGAATCCTGGCTTGCGATCCGACCACTAACCGATTCTTTCCGGCTTCTTTGATCCACTTGATGTTATCGTCATATTGGACGGCAATGTTATCAGGTAATCCCTCTCGAACGATGGTCTCCAACACCTCCTGGGCGATCCTATCCGTCACTTCTAGATCCCGTTCCAATCCGGACGTGCAGATCCAGCGAAACGGACCGAAACCCAGCGAGAAAATGTCCCTGTTCATTGAATAGACAGTAAAGATCCGTCATGAATCGTAAATGCCTTTTGTGAACGAACAAAATGACCAACCCCATTATGTCCTGGACATAAGACGGATATCGGAATTTGAGGCCCGTCGGATCATCACGAGCGCTGACGTCGGCACCGCAACGTTGAGCCTCGAGCAGAAAGGCGTTGCCATAGTCCCAGAAAAACATGCCACGATCAGCTAGCGAGTTAATGGCTTTGATTTGGCGGCGGAGACTGTCTTGAACGCGCTGCCGGAAGAGTTGCGGATCGCTCGCTAAGAGCTGCAATAACGTCACAAGTTTTGCAAATGTAAATGTAAAAATGCGGCACATGACGGATTATGACATGCGTGTGGCACGCAAGATGTGACGGCAATGGCTTACATCTTGCGACTCTTGATAAGACAATCCGACAGGGTAGTAGCCGCCAGAGTACGGGTCGTGGCACGACGTTTGATCCGAGCCGAGGTCGATGAGCAGCTCGCCCGTCTTCTCGTACTCCTCGGCCATTCTCTCCcagacgacgacgacgttgCCGTGGAATCCGATGCTCGTCACCTGATTTCATTCGGTTGATTGATCATCAATAATGTATTACCCACTATCTCAACGTTAAAGTTACTTCTTTGTTGAGACGGGCGGTTTTGACGCGTTCCACCAACCGATCGACATCGTCCATCATTTCCAGTACCCAGCCTTGATCGTAGCGTTTCTTCAGCGCGTCGTAACTGACCTATcataaggggaaaaaaatggcaaaatgcaatttgatttgaaaaaaagataattgaaTTAAGGTGAACTAGATGGCAATAACCTCGGCGATGATGCCGACGCATCCGCTGATTGTAGCCGCCTTCGCTTGAGCCCCACTCATTCCGCCAAGACCCGACGTGAGGAAGACCTTGCCCGAAAGATCGTTCAGGCCGAGGTATTTGCGGCCAGCGTTCAGCACAGTCAACTAAACGGccattaaataaaatatttctatcacatttttcttcataatttgtgggagaaataaatcaaagtTTACAGTTGTGCCGTGAACGATGCCTTGGGGTCCGATGTAAACGTAACTGCCGGCCGTCATTTGGCCGTACCTAACATTAGatgtaacaaaaaaacgtaatagaaaatgaaatgtcatggaaccaaacatttttgagaaaataaaaatttaataaagaTATATAATTGAGTTACATTGTGACTCCTAGGGCGAACATTTTGTCGTAGTGATCGCGACTCGAGTAATTCGGAATGACCATGCCGTTAGTGATGACCACCCGAGGGCCGTGACGGGTGGAAGGAAACAATCCGAGCGGATGTCCAGAATACATGACGAGGGTCTGCTCATCCGTCATTTCAGCGAGATAGTGCATCACCAGCCGGAACTAAAAACAAGTCACATTTATGTTCATGCAATATTTTCATTTGCGGGGagttaacatttgataaaaaaaaaaattaatacttgGGCCCAATTGGAAAAAACTTGACCGTTGCCTCCGTAAGTGACCAACTCTTCGGGAAACTGGGCGACGCGGGGGTCGAGGTTATTCATAATCATATGCATAATGGCGGCCGCCGTCTTAGTCCGGCTAGGGTACTCCGATATCGGATAAGCTCTATGAATCGTTACGAAAGAACCGCACGTGAGAATTGATTAGACTTAGGTAATTCAATCAAAGCTCAAACCTTACTTCATAGCAATCGTCGGCATGAAGCGGTACATGTAAATGTGGCCGTAGTCTCGCAATTCATCCGTAAATTCCGCTGCAAGTTCAACGTGCGTAGCAGGTGGGAAGTAACGCAACGCATTGCGTACGGCcaactttcaaaagaaaaagaaacatttttatttttatttcaaggAATTacgtaaataaaaagatggTAAGCCTGTCGTTACATATAACGCCACCTTTATTTGTGAAATGCGCCAACATGGCTACATCAATGTGTATATAAGGAATAGAGGACGTAAGAGATGTGTATAGAAAGCGTGGCAAGTCATCAGCTATTGCCATAAATGgacggcccttttttttttatttttccctttgcttagctttttcttttaaatacacACAATGGGAGATTTGGGACGGTTACGCTGGGAGAAACTTACGTAACGTCAGCCATTCGCATAGATTCAGAGATAAAGCGAATTCAATTATTTGGCACCATGACAAAAGAGACGGACAACAAAAGAGCGAAGGAAAAAATGTATGAGATTTGTAACAAGTcgataattaaaaaaagaaccttcTGCTCTGTTGGGTTGAGTCGATGATTGCGAACAGGAGCGTGCGGTATGGCTGCATTTCGTTTCCTGGCCGGTGGTAGTGGATCGACGGGCAAGTTTGAGCACAATTCATCCAGCGTAGACATGTTtggatgatgaaaaaaaactcaaaatgcTGTTATTGTTTTCGAAACACTTGTGTACGCGTGCAAGGACGGCCAGACAGCAACTGACGTGCTAGATGTTGTGTGAACCACTGGCCTTGCTTGGGGAACAaatgtacgaaaaaaaaaacaaggaaaaggtCGAAACCTCTCCAAACttagacaagaaaaaagatagggaagagagagaaactAATAAAACGTTCGAGAaacgccaaaagaaaaaaaggtttttctttttcggcgaAACATTATCGTCTTTCGCCTCTGGgatctttttgtgttttggtTCGGCTCCGGTTCGTAAATATAAACCGAAACGCTTGGCCCTCTCTCGGACGGAACAGCATGGTCCGAATCACGTTTGTGGGTCCAACAACACAAAGATTTCCTTCAGCGCTTTCTCTTTCGACAAGAGTCAAATAGCACTCGATTTATTTGAAACTTTTATAGTTTAGCTGTGCGTGTAGGTGTACAGGGCGGGGGGGTTCCCAAACGGTCACAATGAAAGCGGCCAAACGTTGGGTATATCTCGGAAGCAACATTTTTAAAAGTCGGCTCTGTTTTATGTCCAGTGAGAAAGATAATGCTCAATCCGAAAATAAACATGTGGGAAAAAGAAGTCGGGTCAGAGTACACGTCGACTGACCAATAACAATATGTCCATCAGACCCCCGCAAATGATTTGCTTTTCggacttcttctttttttatttttgtaccTTTTGTTGACAATTCTAACCCATTCACATAAACAGAATGGAACGTTGTCGGTGTGGGAGGGGAGTATTAACTTAGTGTAAAAGGTTGGGAGACATTTTTTTAGTAGGAGGTCGGTGTTACGTATTTTTACGTCTAATATAAAGACAACTGCCGCCGAAAGGGATAATAGAAATACGTATCCCTAACCTCCTGGAACATTGACgaatgttaaaagaaaaaaaaaaaaaaaggcggcgAAAATGCCATTGGAAGACGTTTGGAGTGAATCGAATGTTTTTAAGAAATTCGAACTTTGCTCCGGACTTTTCTTTCTGGGGGGCGGGTGTTGCCACCTAGTCCCGCAAACCCGTGTTCTTTCAACTAACATATAGATATaggcctaaaaaaaaatctacctgtAAAAGAGCTTGTCATTTTTggaacctttctttttttttgttgttgtctcttCCTGCccatctctcttttcttctcccttttaT from Daphnia carinata strain CSIRO-1 chromosome 6, CSIRO_AGI_Dcar_HiC_V3, whole genome shotgun sequence harbors:
- the LOC130690029 gene encoding urocanate hydratase-like, with protein sequence MSTLDELCSNLPVDPLPPARKRNAAIPHAPVRNHRLNPTEQKLAVRNALRYFPPATHVELAAEFTDELRDYGHIYMYRFMPTIAMKAYPISEYPSRTKTAAAIMHMIMNNLDPRVAQFPEELVTYGGNGQVFSNWAQFRLVMHYLAEMTDEQTLVMYSGHPLGLFPSTRHGPRVVITNGMVIPNYSSRDHYDKMFALGVTMYGQMTAGSYVYIGPQGIVHGTTLTVLNAGRKYLGLNDLSGKVFLTSGLGGMSGAQAKAATISGCVGIIAEVSYDALKKRYDQGWVLEMMDDVDRLVERVKTARLNKEVTSIGFHGNVVVVWERMAEEYEKTGELLIDLGSDQTSCHDPYSGGYYPVGLSYQESQDLLASDPQLFRQRVQDSLRRQIKAINSLADRGMFFWDYGNAFLLEAQRCGADVSARDDPTGLKFRYPSYVQDIMGDIFSLGFGPFRWICTSGLERDLEVTDRIAQEVLETIVREGLPDNIAVQYDDNIKWIKEAGKNRLVVGSQARILYADQRARVTIALAFNQAIREGKVSDFIVLSRDHHDVSGTDSPFRETSNIYDGSAFTADMAVQNCIGDSFRGATWVSLHNGGGVGWGEVMNGGFGLVLDGSDEAHQRAENMLNWDVSNGVARRSWSGNANAIQAIQRAMAADPRLKVTLPNPVDETAF